The following are from one region of the Ruficoccus sp. ZRK36 genome:
- the holA gene encoding DNA polymerase III subunit delta: protein MSGAAFTFICGDDDFLVGQEGRALFTEKTRDLADDFSKETVEAAAQNVGEVEEVVNRFRDSVQTLSMFGDKKVVWLKDVSFLADSVTGRAEGTKKLVEDLQSVLEGLDPAAVEVLITAFPVDRRRKEFKWFQKNSDFHDLKGAGDEDSLIELARTEAANLDASLSMRGAAALVARVQGNTRLILEETRKLATYAGPGGEISENHVAELVPAFGEGDFFEAAEAFFSMDLGWTLEALRRHFFTSNEARPLIASMQNRNRLMIQLRVLMDAGELKLSPRGFAKPEFDRAARTYAKHFGGFDTKASFNVFTQNLWYLGNKIAPSARPLNLKRLIDFQLEFMRAFEDLIRRSTDQEAVMRDLAIRCLS from the coding sequence ATGTCTGGAGCGGCTTTCACCTTCATCTGCGGGGACGACGATTTTCTCGTCGGCCAGGAAGGTCGGGCCCTCTTTACAGAAAAAACCCGCGACCTGGCGGACGATTTTTCCAAGGAAACGGTCGAGGCCGCCGCCCAGAACGTGGGCGAGGTCGAGGAGGTGGTGAATCGCTTCCGCGACTCCGTGCAGACGCTCTCCATGTTTGGAGACAAGAAGGTCGTCTGGCTCAAGGATGTGAGCTTCCTGGCCGACTCGGTCACGGGTCGCGCCGAGGGCACGAAAAAGCTGGTCGAGGACCTGCAGAGCGTGCTTGAGGGGCTCGATCCGGCCGCCGTCGAGGTGCTGATCACGGCCTTTCCCGTGGATCGCCGCCGTAAGGAGTTCAAGTGGTTCCAGAAAAACTCGGACTTCCATGACCTCAAGGGCGCCGGAGATGAGGACTCGCTCATCGAGCTGGCCCGCACCGAGGCCGCCAACCTCGACGCCTCGCTCTCCATGCGCGGGGCCGCCGCCCTCGTCGCCCGCGTGCAGGGAAACACCCGGCTCATCCTGGAGGAGACCCGTAAGCTCGCCACCTACGCCGGACCCGGCGGGGAGATCTCCGAGAACCACGTGGCTGAGCTCGTACCGGCCTTCGGGGAGGGGGACTTTTTCGAGGCCGCCGAGGCGTTCTTCTCCATGGACCTGGGCTGGACGCTGGAGGCCCTGCGCCGGCACTTTTTCACCAGTAATGAGGCGCGGCCGCTCATTGCCTCGATGCAGAACCGCAACCGTCTCATGATCCAGCTGCGGGTGCTGATGGATGCCGGAGAGCTGAAGCTGAGTCCGCGCGGCTTCGCCAAGCCTGAGTTTGACCGCGCCGCGCGCACCTACGCCAAGCACTTTGGGGGCTTCGACACGAAGGCCTCCTTTAACGTCTTTACCCAAAACCTCTGGTACCTCGGCAACAAGATCGCCCCCAGCGCCCGCCCGCTCAACCTCAAGCGCCTGATCGACTTCCAGCTGGAGTTCATGCGGGCCTTCGAGGACCTCATCCGCCGCTCCACCGACCAGGAGGCCGTCATGCGCGACCTCGCCATCCGTTGCCTGTCCTAG
- a CDS encoding J domain-containing protein has translation MSVRYRDYYEVLGVSREAPQDEIKKAFRKLAREYHPDHAKDKESAEAKFKEINEAYEVLSDPAKREKYDALGSNWQAGANFTPPPNWGGGQGVRFSTGGGTPRDFHFGGTGFSDFFEHIFGSAGRGGVGGFEYQDGSGYGGGFGGASQRPQRGSDLQADLLVSLEEANNGSTREISLKRPDHAGSTRVETLRVKVPAGVREGQQIRLGGKGRGGRNGGPAGDLLLNVKLERHPDFHVEGADLEYELEIMPWDAALGAKHTVPTLKERVSVNVPAGSPSGRRMRLKGLGMAKADGTRGDLYVVIMIVVPPAQTEAQKKAWETLRESLDT, from the coding sequence GTGTCTGTGCGTTATCGTGACTACTATGAAGTGCTGGGCGTGAGCCGCGAGGCTCCCCAGGACGAGATCAAAAAGGCATTCCGCAAGCTGGCGCGGGAATACCACCCCGACCATGCCAAGGACAAAGAAAGTGCCGAGGCCAAGTTCAAGGAGATCAACGAGGCCTACGAGGTACTGAGCGACCCGGCCAAGCGCGAGAAGTACGACGCGCTCGGCAGTAACTGGCAGGCGGGCGCGAACTTCACCCCGCCGCCCAACTGGGGTGGCGGCCAAGGCGTGCGCTTCAGTACCGGCGGTGGCACCCCGCGTGACTTCCACTTCGGCGGGACGGGCTTCAGCGACTTTTTCGAGCACATCTTCGGCTCTGCAGGCCGAGGCGGTGTCGGAGGCTTCGAGTATCAGGACGGAAGCGGCTATGGCGGAGGTTTCGGTGGAGCCTCTCAGCGCCCCCAGCGTGGCAGCGACCTGCAGGCAGACCTGCTCGTCTCCCTGGAGGAGGCCAACAACGGCTCCACCCGCGAAATCAGTCTCAAGCGCCCTGACCATGCAGGCAGTACCCGCGTCGAGACCTTGCGCGTCAAAGTCCCGGCAGGCGTCCGCGAAGGGCAGCAGATCCGGCTCGGCGGTAAAGGCCGGGGCGGCCGCAATGGCGGTCCGGCTGGAGACCTGTTGCTAAACGTCAAACTGGAGCGCCACCCGGACTTCCATGTCGAAGGGGCCGATCTCGAATATGAGCTCGAAATCATGCCCTGGGACGCCGCACTCGGCGCGAAGCATACCGTGCCCACGCTGAAAGAGCGCGTATCGGTCAACGTGCCAGCGGGCTCTCCCTCCGGGCGACGCATGCGCCTCAAGGGGCTCGGTATGGCAAAGGCCGATGGCACCCGTGGCGACCTCTACGTGGTCATCATGATTGTCGTTCCCCCGGCTCAAACCGAGGCGCAGAAAAAGGCCTGGGAAACGCTGCGCGAGTCACTGGACACCTAG
- a CDS encoding SET domain-containing protein-lysine N-methyltransferase — MSMNPVPSSSDSLLDIYTEVRPSPIHGCGVFARTFIPAGTTWWKATVDNVMLLGRVQLETLAASRTNKTINGILSAARIYGYYSQRLDSIIVCLDNARYVNHSDEPNSGAPSDGDPLCSVTLRDIYAGEEIVENYGHYDPCPWSDLTCSPEVEEPRPRRRTLPRSLVKDVAPSGLGITLNGHG; from the coding sequence ATGTCCATGAATCCCGTTCCCTCCTCCTCCGACAGTCTGCTCGACATCTACACGGAGGTCCGCCCCAGCCCGATCCACGGCTGCGGCGTTTTCGCCCGGACGTTTATTCCTGCCGGCACCACATGGTGGAAAGCCACCGTCGACAACGTCATGCTCCTGGGCCGCGTCCAGCTCGAAACCCTCGCCGCCTCGCGCACCAACAAAACCATCAACGGGATCCTCAGCGCCGCCCGCATCTATGGCTACTACTCCCAGCGTCTGGACAGCATCATCGTCTGCCTGGACAATGCGCGCTACGTCAACCACTCGGACGAGCCCAACTCCGGCGCCCCCTCCGACGGGGACCCGCTGTGCTCGGTCACCCTGCGCGATATCTACGCAGGCGAGGAAATCGTCGAAAACTACGGCCACTACGACCCGTGCCCGTGGAGCGACCTGACCTGCTCACCCGAGGTAGAGGAGCCCCGGCCCCGCCGCCGCACCCTGCCCCGCTCGCTGGTCAAGGATGTGGCCCCGAGCGGCCTCGGGATAACCCTCAACGGCCACGGATAA
- a CDS encoding FAD-dependent oxidoreductase: MQTDVIREPARDLPVTGEYDLCVLGGSCTGVFAAIRAARLGLSVALVERMGTLGGVATLSLVNIWHSDLDEAFEKRIFAGLSTELMERLKKRDAVTERPRDAGIAWTFNSAEMQIELDEVIAEAGVHPWLHTAFCAPHVEDGRLTAVIVENKSGRCALRARFFIDATGDGDLCHRLGLPTYTSARFQPSTTCALLEGWNREWGNVIGRHAAEYGLPEGFVWSAPVPGTQLGMLAGTRVFENCSEAEGLTRAEIEGRRQIRAIQALVHEKVPGSRMGLVGLPARIGIRETRHVRCLHQLSGEEVLHGRSFQDAIANGSYRVDIHHTDKPGITFRYLNGTEVYARPGFPSEERRWREPQAVDPTFYQIPYRCLVPQGPYDNLLAAGRFIDADEQAHAAIRVMVNMNQTGEAAGTAAALALRDGISAAAVDPAKLRTALADGGSVML, translated from the coding sequence ATGCAGACAGATGTTATCCGCGAACCCGCTCGCGACCTGCCGGTGACGGGCGAATACGATCTTTGCGTCCTCGGGGGCTCCTGCACGGGTGTCTTTGCGGCGATCCGTGCGGCCCGGCTGGGGTTGTCCGTGGCGCTGGTTGAGCGCATGGGCACGCTGGGTGGCGTGGCCACGCTATCGCTGGTCAATATCTGGCACAGCGATCTGGACGAAGCCTTTGAAAAGCGGATCTTTGCCGGGCTCTCGACCGAGCTGATGGAGCGCCTGAAAAAGCGTGACGCAGTCACCGAGCGCCCCCGTGATGCCGGCATCGCATGGACCTTTAACAGCGCCGAGATGCAGATCGAGCTGGACGAGGTCATCGCCGAGGCGGGCGTCCACCCGTGGCTGCACACGGCATTCTGTGCTCCCCATGTGGAGGATGGGCGACTGACCGCCGTTATCGTGGAGAATAAATCCGGCCGCTGTGCCCTGCGGGCCCGGTTCTTTATCGACGCCACCGGCGACGGGGACCTCTGCCATCGCCTCGGCCTCCCCACCTACACCTCGGCCCGCTTCCAGCCCTCCACGACGTGTGCGCTTCTGGAGGGATGGAACCGCGAGTGGGGCAATGTGATCGGCCGCCATGCCGCCGAGTATGGGCTGCCCGAGGGTTTTGTCTGGTCCGCGCCGGTACCGGGGACCCAGCTCGGGATGCTGGCTGGGACGCGTGTCTTTGAGAACTGCTCCGAGGCCGAGGGGCTGACCCGTGCCGAGATTGAGGGTCGCCGCCAGATACGTGCGATCCAGGCCCTCGTTCACGAAAAAGTGCCCGGCTCGCGGATGGGGTTGGTCGGCCTGCCAGCCCGGATCGGTATCCGGGAGACGCGTCATGTGCGCTGCCTGCATCAGCTCAGCGGCGAGGAGGTGCTCCACGGCCGCAGCTTCCAGGACGCCATCGCCAACGGCTCCTACCGCGTGGACATCCACCACACCGACAAGCCGGGCATCACGTTCCGCTACCTGAACGGCACCGAGGTCTACGCGCGCCCTGGTTTTCCCTCTGAGGAGCGGCGCTGGCGCGAACCTCAGGCCGTGGACCCGACTTTTTACCAGATCCCGTACCGCTGTCTCGTGCCGCAGGGGCCGTACGATAACCTGCTCGCAGCCGGGCGCTTTATCGACGCCGATGAGCAGGCCCACGCCGCCATCCGCGTCATGGTCAATATGAACCAGACCGGCGAGGCCGCCGGGACCGCTGCTGCCCTTGCCCTGCGTGACGGCATCAGTGCAGCCGCCGTTGATCCGGCCAAGCTTCGCACTGCCCTCGCCGACGGTGGCTCCGTCATGCTGTAG
- the purB gene encoding adenylosuccinate lyase codes for MESIPNVLADRYASEPMKKIWSPRGRIILEREFWIAVLKAQADLGLGVPEGVVADYEKVLEQVDLEAIKKREKITRHDVKARLEEFCDLAGHQQLHKGMTSRDLTENVEQLQVYRGLELLREKTAAALVALSRKAVETQSLPVTARTHNVAAQLTTFGKRLSMFGEDLLLAFENLDRLMQHYPVRGLKGAVGTQTDQLRLFEGDSAKAAQLDQRVSEHLGLPASLDCVGQVYPRSLDFEVVSAIYQIACGPASLAKTLRLMAGHELASEGFAKGQTGSSAMPHKMNSRSCERINGFHHILRGHVTMAAELGGDQWNEGDVSCSVVRRVVLPDAFFALDGLLETLLTILRQMEVYPEMTAKENAYYLPFLSTTAFLMEAVKAGVGREEAHEVIKEHALATVRDLRTGKIKENDLVDRLAKDSRLGLAEDKLHAVVERAKEETGAAVKQVGRFAEKVVPIAEIFSAAAEYVPEEIL; via the coding sequence ATGGAGAGCATTCCCAATGTGCTGGCCGACCGCTATGCCAGCGAGCCGATGAAGAAAATCTGGTCGCCCCGCGGCCGTATTATCCTTGAGCGCGAGTTCTGGATCGCCGTGCTGAAGGCGCAGGCCGATCTCGGCCTGGGCGTCCCCGAGGGCGTCGTCGCCGACTACGAGAAGGTACTGGAGCAGGTGGATCTGGAGGCGATTAAGAAGCGCGAAAAGATCACCCGTCACGACGTCAAGGCGCGCCTGGAGGAGTTCTGCGACCTGGCCGGGCATCAGCAGCTCCACAAGGGGATGACCAGCCGCGACCTGACCGAAAACGTCGAGCAGCTGCAGGTTTATCGTGGGCTGGAACTGCTCCGTGAAAAGACCGCCGCCGCGCTGGTCGCGCTCAGCCGCAAGGCCGTGGAGACGCAGAGCCTGCCCGTCACCGCCCGTACGCACAACGTGGCCGCTCAGCTCACGACCTTTGGCAAGCGCCTCTCGATGTTCGGTGAGGACCTGCTGCTGGCCTTCGAGAACCTCGACCGCCTCATGCAGCACTACCCGGTGCGTGGCCTCAAGGGTGCCGTCGGCACCCAGACCGACCAGCTCCGCCTCTTCGAGGGTGACAGCGCCAAGGCCGCCCAGCTCGATCAGCGCGTGAGCGAGCACCTCGGGCTGCCCGCTTCGCTCGACTGCGTAGGCCAGGTCTATCCGCGCAGCCTCGACTTCGAGGTGGTGAGCGCGATTTACCAGATCGCCTGCGGGCCGGCATCTTTGGCCAAGACCCTGCGCCTGATGGCCGGGCACGAGCTGGCCTCCGAGGGCTTCGCCAAGGGCCAGACCGGCTCCTCCGCCATGCCCCACAAGATGAACTCGCGCAGCTGCGAGCGCATCAACGGTTTTCACCACATCCTGCGCGGCCACGTCACTATGGCGGCCGAGCTCGGCGGGGACCAGTGGAACGAGGGCGACGTCTCCTGCTCGGTCGTGCGCCGGGTTGTCCTGCCGGATGCCTTCTTCGCGCTCGACGGCCTGCTGGAGACCCTGCTCACGATCCTGCGTCAGATGGAGGTCTACCCGGAAATGACCGCCAAGGAAAACGCCTACTACCTGCCCTTCCTCTCGACCACGGCCTTCCTCATGGAGGCGGTCAAGGCCGGGGTGGGCCGCGAAGAGGCGCACGAGGTGATCAAGGAGCATGCGCTCGCTACCGTGCGCGACCTGCGCACCGGCAAGATCAAGGAGAACGACCTAGTCGATCGCCTGGCCAAGGACTCGCGCCTCGGTCTGGCCGAGGACAAGCTCCACGCCGTGGTCGAACGCGCCAAGGAGGAGACCGGAGCCGCCGTCAAGCAGGTGGGCCGCTTCGCCGAAAAGGTCGTCCCCATCGCCGAGATCTTCTCCGCCGCCGCCGAGTACGTCCCCGAAGAGATTCTCTAG
- a CDS encoding AraC family transcriptional regulator has product MNTLPPQTAENLLARVLRAPLVVSRATRGVFSSGLGAEDEIVTTCRLILILRGSMRYTIEGRTFIAEAGDELFVPAWTRRMWATPLQGDCEIAWCEFDDDPRELAPVQGYRRRPNKAAFTRDKRTLADMAALWAQAQAPQSALIKLKLEAELKSLLARFWPEAEPTLQGDDFQALPSPHPEVQRALRWLEAHAYEADALARLEAACELTPNYFRLQFRQAMHCTPGEYVQRLRLRRARQLIRATDWQLKRIAAEVGYPDPLYFSRLYRRFWGHSPSAERPAAGRSSE; this is encoded by the coding sequence ATGAATACTCTTCCCCCACAAACCGCGGAGAACCTGCTCGCACGCGTGCTGCGCGCTCCGCTTGTGGTCAGCCGGGCCACGCGCGGTGTCTTCAGCAGCGGGCTTGGGGCAGAGGACGAGATCGTCACCACCTGCCGCCTGATCCTGATCCTGCGCGGGTCCATGCGCTATACGATCGAGGGCCGGACATTTATCGCTGAGGCCGGGGACGAGCTGTTTGTACCGGCGTGGACGCGGCGGATGTGGGCGACACCGCTGCAGGGGGACTGCGAAATCGCCTGGTGTGAGTTTGACGATGATCCGCGCGAACTCGCTCCCGTGCAGGGCTACCGGCGCAGGCCAAACAAAGCGGCTTTTACCCGCGACAAGCGCACACTGGCCGACATGGCTGCGCTGTGGGCGCAGGCCCAAGCGCCGCAGAGCGCCCTAATAAAGCTGAAGCTTGAGGCTGAGCTAAAGTCGCTACTGGCCCGCTTCTGGCCCGAGGCCGAGCCGACGCTGCAGGGGGACGATTTTCAGGCACTCCCCTCGCCACACCCGGAGGTGCAGAGAGCCCTGCGCTGGCTGGAGGCCCATGCTTACGAGGCCGATGCACTGGCGCGACTGGAAGCCGCCTGTGAGCTGACCCCAAACTACTTTCGCCTGCAGTTTCGCCAGGCCATGCACTGCACGCCGGGCGAGTATGTGCAGCGGCTGCGCCTGCGGCGTGCCCGCCAGCTGATCCGCGCCACGGACTGGCAGCTCAAGCGCATCGCTGCCGAGGTTGGCTACCCGGACCCGCTCTACTTTTCTCGCCTGTACCGGCGTTTTTGGGGACACTCTCCCAGCGCAGAACGGCCCGCAGCGGGCCGTTCATCTGAATAA
- a CDS encoding DUF3465 domain-containing protein, translating into MKRLRLFRPDRRRHGFSRSGLIAGLAMAGLVTALVLWDDGSRTPSSPPTLQQSTPNQAPPPQTPGAETAFQQHLDKVWITGEGVVVRVLPDDEKGSRHQRFILRLPLGQTLLIAHNIDVAPRIPDLKNGDSVRYYGEYVWNKKGGLVHWTHRKSAAVSAGWLERDGVRYE; encoded by the coding sequence ATGAAACGCTTGCGCCTTTTCCGTCCGGATCGACGCAGACATGGCTTTTCCCGCAGCGGGTTGATCGCTGGGCTGGCCATGGCGGGCCTCGTCACGGCACTCGTGCTTTGGGATGATGGCTCACGGACGCCCAGCTCGCCCCCCACGCTTCAGCAGTCAACGCCCAATCAAGCGCCTCCTCCGCAAACGCCTGGCGCAGAGACGGCCTTCCAGCAGCACCTGGACAAGGTCTGGATCACGGGCGAGGGGGTTGTGGTCAGAGTGCTGCCAGACGACGAAAAAGGCTCCCGCCATCAGCGCTTCATCCTGCGCCTGCCCTTGGGTCAGACACTGTTGATTGCCCACAATATAGACGTCGCGCCTCGCATCCCTGACCTGAAAAACGGCGACAGCGTCCGCTACTACGGCGAGTATGTCTGGAATAAGAAGGGCGGCCTCGTGCACTGGACGCATCGCAAATCTGCTGCCGTATCCGCCGGATGGCTGGAAAGGGACGGCGTCAGGTATGAGTGA
- a CDS encoding DUF4019 domain-containing protein — translation MKIRPMCSLSRLCAVLVFALLATPAWALPVREVAGREAVDAWLKLVDNGEYAESWKATAPLFRESIKQQEWVELISKVRSPLGKVESRTLKALFITDELPDAPPGEYLVAQFQTKFAGREDMAIETVTPMWDNDAQAWYVCGYYIK, via the coding sequence ATGAAAATCCGCCCGATGTGTTCGCTTTCGCGCCTCTGCGCTGTGCTTGTTTTTGCCCTGCTGGCGACTCCGGCCTGGGCGCTGCCGGTACGCGAGGTCGCCGGTCGCGAGGCCGTGGACGCGTGGCTGAAGCTCGTGGACAACGGCGAGTACGCCGAAAGCTGGAAGGCGACGGCCCCGCTGTTTCGCGAGTCGATCAAGCAGCAGGAGTGGGTCGAGCTGATCAGTAAGGTCCGCTCACCGCTGGGCAAGGTCGAGAGCCGTACGCTCAAGGCCCTCTTTATCACCGATGAGCTGCCGGATGCCCCTCCGGGCGAGTACCTGGTTGCGCAGTTTCAGACGAAATTCGCCGGGCGCGAGGACATGGCCATCGAGACCGTCACCCCCATGTGGGACAACGATGCCCAAGCCTGGTATGTATGCGGCTACTACATCAAGTAG